TTTGTATGCCGAGCCGGAAACTGGAGGATGGGACGTATAAAGATATCGCTCATCCGATCAGCAATGAGTTTCGGCAGCAACTGGAAGAGCAGGTTCTTCGCGAATACCGCCGCCTGGTTCGAGAGGATGTAACCATCCCTAACGCACCGGGACACGGGATGTCTGGCGAAGGCTGATGACGGCTTGGTGCCGCGATGTTCTGGGGCGTAGCCAAGTTGGTAAGGCACCAGGTTTTGGTCCTGGCATACGGAGGTTCGAATCCTTCCGCCCCAGCCAGAAATGTTCGGCTGTGGTGGCAGCCGTTCCGGTTTTTCCGTTGTACTGTTGGTATGACTAACGTTTCCCGCGAGTTTTTCTAACATGACGCAACCGACTTCCTCAGGAAAGGGTTTTTGCGTTTTTTCGGGAACGGCTCACCGCGCTCTGGGGGAGGCGATTGTGCGCGAGTTGGGAGTCAACTTGGGGCGAGTCGAGATCGTCCGTTTCTCGGACGGGGAAATCGGAGTTCAGTTCGATGAGAACATCCGGGGACTGGATGTTTTCCTGGTTCAGCCGACGCACGCACCGGCCGACAATCTAATGGAACTGCTCATTCTGATTGACGCGGCCAAGCGAGCATCGGCGCGGCGGATTACGGCGGTGATTCCGTACTACGGCTATGCCCGGCAGGATCGCAAGGACGCTCCGCGCGTGGCGATCACGTCGCGACTGGTGGCGGACTTACTGGAAGCGGCGGGGGCGCAGCGGATTCTCACCATGGACCTGCACGCGCCGCAAATCCAAGGTTTCTTTAACATCCCCTTCGATCACGTGTATGCGTCGCGGTTGTTCATTGATCTGCTCAGCCAGAATCCGATAGACAAT
This genomic stretch from bacterium harbors:
- the spoVG gene encoding septation regulator SpoVG, which gives rise to MNITEVNINLRDEDKLKAFVNITFDDVFVVRGLKVIEGKNGLFVCMPSRKLEDGTYKDIAHPISNEFRQQLEEQVLREYRRLVREDVTIPNAPGHGMSGEG